Part of the Zingiber officinale cultivar Zhangliang chromosome 6A, Zo_v1.1, whole genome shotgun sequence genome, ATAGGCAATATGAAGGCACAATGACACTAATTGTCTTCAAAGATAACCGATGGCAAGGAGACCAAGCTATTCTGGCAACAATGGAAGTTGACCTCACGCGTGGAAGCCAGATGATTTATGTTATTCAAAAAGTCATGATGACGATTGGAGACTTTTACCGCAATATTCAGATCTCTATCCTTGCACGAGGATATGAGGCCTGGCAGAATAGTGAAGCAAACTTGCTAGTCACCAAGGGAATGGTTGGTAGACTTTCTAATACACCTAATGTTGGGTTTGTTTATGAAGTGCAGGGAGTAGTGGATTATTTGGCCTCTCATGGGGTAAATGCTCTTCCTGGAAGAAGATTTACCACAAGAAACCTGCAAGGACTAAATTGGGTCATAAATCCAACTCAGATCTCTATACCAATGCAACCTGCAGAAGTGAATAGCCAGACAATGATGGACGGACGAATCTCATTAAGTTTCAGCAATTATACTGTTGCACAACCATCAGAAGCACCAAATTACAATAATAAAGATGAAGAAGTATATGAGACTTTGGCGGTTCTTATAGAAACTCAACCTGGAGTCTTTATGAACTATGATGGAACgacagaagaatattatgaagAAAATAATGAGGTCTATAAGGGAAAGCAGAATTCAAAATACAAAATAGGAAGATGGGATACTCTGGGGCAACCAAGCGGAAAGTTTGATTATTATGTCAATTATGATATCCCGAAGATTCCTTTTGATTTAGAACTTCCCCCTCCATCTGGTTGGGGTGATGAGGAAGACAATAATCCAAAACAAATAGAAGATATGCCCAGTGAAAGGTATTCCTCAACAACAGAACCTCATATTCTAGTTAACAAAATCTCTCCATATGCAGTTACGCCCACAAGGCAAACCAAAGGATCTGCTGGCCTAGATATATCAGCTAGTCATGCAATAGTCATCGAACCATATGGTCGAGACTTAATTCATACTGGACTAAGAATTGAAATTCCCTATGGATATTATGGAAGGCTAGCATCTCGTTCGGGCATGGCATGGAAAACTGGTGTAGAAGTAGGAGCAGGTGTTATTGACTCCGACTACCGAGGTGAagtacaaattatcttatttaatAGAACTAACCTCCCAGTTTATATTTCTCAACAGCAAAAGATTGCACAGCTAATACTTGAAAAAATAGTTGTTCCAGAAGTATATGAAGTACCTCATCTTAATTATATAGAACGAGACAACAAAGGATTCGGGTCAACTGATCCTCCTATTAATAGACCTACACAAAATCAAGCATCTACTTCGCATAGTCCCAGGCATTTCACAACCCAAGACATATTTTCCCTTCTGTTACCAAGGGAATCAGCAGCTGTCTTTGTTCAGAATAAATCAATCCAAAATAATTTTGAGCAAGACCATGCAGTGGATACAAGCCCAGGAGCCTCTGTACCACGGTCCATGGACCCTACTCTTGATTATGAGGAATCTGAACATTCTTATCTGAACTATATACAATATTTATCCACAATCACTACCCAACAGCAGCCGCAATGGGATGCCTATCCTTCTTCTGATGAATGGACCAACCCTTTTGCAAGCGAAGGTGGTGGGAAGCAAGAACAATTTGTGGAATTAATCCCATCAAAATGTGAAGAATTTATGGAATTAATTGCTGCCAATGCCGAAATGGAGTATCCCTGTTTAAGAAGATTGGTAGAGGAAGTAACACCAGCTACTAATTCGGATTAGCTTTTGTTGAGGACCTTATTGTAACTAGAATAGGACTCCATAGTTATGCAAACCTTGGGGATATGGATGTAAAATGACAATAATGATAATCTAACTTGATGTAGAGTGGACTACCTACATAGAATAAGATCCTAATAATTTTCCCATAACATGGAATGAAGTGACCTTATGGGCACCTTGACATCACCTTGGGTGAATCTATGTGACTAGAAGATTTGATTTATCATAAACTGCCAGTCAAGTGCCTAGGATTGGATAAGATTAGACAACATCAATCAACATAGTGAACCCAAATAGATGagataatcaatcaaacaaaatGGTGAATTCCTGGACATTCACCAAAACTCCTCAATATCCTATTATATCATAACATTCAGGAGCTTGAAGTGTACATCAGTCATaacaaaagaaggaagaaggGATCTAGGCAAGATAAACGTGTCGGCCATAATTACTTTTGAGAAATTCTGAACGtagattatttttaattcatagtTTCCAATATTTATTTACTTCTTAATCTTTAGCTTCGTTTTATCTAAAGTAGAGTTtgtatttcataaaaaaaaatatagcttTCTTTTCAAATTCCATGAATGTGGATTTGGCCGTGGCTTGATGAGCATTTCAACTTCAAGTAGTCAACACCTCATCTTAATTTTATGTTGCTTCAGGCTTCAATATCATAAGCTAATTTTCTCTCACTATCATATCAATAGATCCTACAAGTTGCTTCAATATATTGAAGCACTAACATATATTGTCAGTTTCCTATTCACTTTGCTTCAACAATTCATATGAAGAGTGGAGGCTCTAATCTGCCAACTAAAGCAAATTCATATGCATCTACATTAAGGACATGTATCCAGCTTCTATTCTCAGTTTCAGTTATGATTTGTGCAGCCTTAACTGTTAATACTCAAGTTGCAAATCTATCAAGCCATGTTGAAAAATCACATCCACTTTATCTATTTATACCATTCACATTTCAATTCCCATCTGTCATGTTTGAATTGCAATCCTTGACTATTTACCCTAGCATATTGGGCAGATTGTTTTAAAGTCCTCTTAAGAACATTCAAGCATCAGTTTGAACGCTGACTTATCTATGAGTAGTTACTATATCATGTTTGAGGTTGTGATTCTGACAGATCTGATGACATCATGGCCCTAAGTATCCTTCATTGCATACAATAATATTATTTTGTTTTATGCGATACTACCACCTTTTGAATTTGTAAATAGAAGAATATATTTTTGACTTATGTTAATGAGATCCACCTTATACAAGTGTTACTATTTGCTACGGAAAATACAATACATTTATGATTTGcgttatttaatatataattttaactATGTTTCATGATATTAGAGCACAAACTAACAACACCTAAAAGGAAGAAACAAAAAGTTTAGCTGTACCTTTGTCCAAGAAATGCCACATGCATTACAAAGGGTCCTTGGTCCATCAGGTCCACGGCGCATATGTGGTGTTGCATTCGCGTTGATGCCACATCGAAGGCATCTGACCAAGCAAGTTCAGTACAGAACAGAAACAAAACAGTCATAGCCCATGAGCCCCAGACTGTTCACTTTCCCACCGACATGCATCGATTGAAATTCTAGAGCTTAAAttgttacttgatttgcaataaaATGCCAAGTATAACGTAGCTGCATCACATTGACTTGCAAGAAAGACAGACCAACAGAACATGGAAATCTGACTTCAGGTTTACGCACCTGGAAGAACCATCAGATCTATGGTCGTTGGTGTCATCGTGTAGCTCAATGTCCTGCTCCCGCTCGAATTGCATCCGCAGATGACCATCGCCGACGCAACTCCCGCCGTGGTAGGACATCATTAGATCTTACAGCACCACGTCATCGATGACCCATATACACCTCTCTCAGCCGGACCATCTCCCCAGAAGAGATTGTAATCAGAGGGAGCGATTTCAGCTTCAATTTTCTCACGACGAAAGGGTTTCGTCAAGCAATCGAGTTTCTGATGCCCTAATCGAGTCCTTAGACGAACTACGGACGCCTAAACCCACCGAAAATTAGCCGTTAATAAGGATGTAAAACCCACAAGAagcacgaagaggaggaagaggagatggTTGAAGCGGGAGGCGGGGCAGGCAAATGGGATCAGCTGCGAGGCGTAGAGTATGGAAACGCCAAACCGTAGTGATGAAACGAACCGGAGGATGACACGATTCCCTTATAGACGAGTTGTGTCTTGGCTCAGTCGGTTAACCACCtaccaaaaaaataaattaaaatattttttttcaaaaaaaaaaacattttgaacttgtaaaatatttttatttattttttccccTCTGTCCCAAAATCACCGGATCTAGCAAATCTATTCCATCAAGTTCTCTTTTATTTGAATAAAATGAAgttatcaataaatttttatatgaTAAAATTTAACTTCACAGCATGCATGACAAATTATAGTTTAGTGTTAAATTTCTCTCAATTCAAACAACATTTGTGATGGGGAGGTAAGTAAGATTCATGGTGAGCTCTTGACCCGGTTAATAGGTCATGTGGTAAGATTAAGATTTGGTCAATACATGAATCATGTGGCGCATTCCAAAGCACGATTAACATATTCTCTATGTGGTATCTCAACCATCTCCGACTAGTCAAGCCAAACCAATCCAATCAAGTTCCTAGATAGTAAGAGGGGCTCTCGCTCTCATGCTCCCTCTAACTTTCATTCTCACACTCGTTTGTCATTTGAGAACGTGGAGTTAAATCGTAGGATTGTTAGggcataaatccctagattttatgTATCTCACCTCACCCACTATTTGTCTGCTCGGCTGTCGTGATTTTTTTCTCTCGTGATGGCTTGGGATCGGATACGATGGGGACGTTGGGGGTGGGGGTGAACGATTTTATCTTTTACCACtcgcattttttttttctctaccaTATTGAAATACTATATTGACCTAAGTATAAAGTGGCTTCGTTGGAGGAATCCGATGCGCTCTTCAAGGTTTGTTAGTCGTCGTAGGAATCACCATGCTACGGGAATGAATATAGGAGAATGGCTCGACACCATTATTCTTTATGCCAGGATCAATTTCTATTGTCACAGCATCGTGGTGAAAATTTTCAGACCGAAACAATTTGCATAAATGTTTCTAAAGTAAAACCATAGCAACTCCCTTAGCTATCAAGCTGAAAATGGTCAGAATCATTGGACGACAAGTTCTTGAAGTTATCAAAAGAATTCCAACTTAACAAGTTGGAAGAAACATAAGTTCTATTGATTCAGTTTGTAAAAGTAGAGCAACAATAAGTAAAAGCAGAGCCACATGTGGATGCCAACTAGTGGATGTATTATTGTGTTGGACAGTCTTAACAAAGTGAGAGAAAAAGTAGTGAAAATTGAAATTATAGATTAAAGTAGATTTATTTATTGAGTTGACATGATAATCTCATATTGTCAAATAAGGAAGGAAGAACTATTTAAAATGGTTGAATTAGTTGAAAAATTGTGTTACCTTATATGTCAATGTGTAGACTCTCGACTGTAGAATTTGAGTGTAAACTCCTGAATATAGAGTCTGTGTGTAGACTCCCGACTCTCGAGTGCATACTTCCAAGTGCAGAGTCCGAGTTACAAACTCTCATCTCTTGAGTACAGACTCCCGATTGCAGAGTCTGAGTTCCAAACTCTTAACTGTAGACTCCCAACTCCCGAGTGTAGACTCCTGATTATAGAGTTTGAGTTCCAAACTCTCGACTGTAGATTCCCAACTCCCGAGTGCAGACTCCCAAGTCTAAGTGCAGACTTCCGATTGCAAAGTCTGAGTTGCAGATTCCCGACTCCTGAATGCAAACTCCCAATTTCCGACTCCCGAGTACAAACTCCCGACCGAAAAGTCCAAGTTGTAGACTCCTGATTGCAGACTCATTGCAGACTCCCAACTCCCAAGTGGAAACTCCCAAGTCCAAGTACAGACTTTCGACTATAGAGTTCGAGTTGCAGACTCCTGACTCTCGAGTGCAGAGTCCGAGTTACAAACTCCCCAACTCTTGAGTGCAGACTCCTGATTGTAGAGTCTGAGTAGCAAACTCTCGACTGTAGACTCTCAACTCCCGAGTGCAGACTCTCGAGTCTAAGTGCAAACTTCCGACTGCAAAGTCCGAGTTGCAGCTTCCCAACTCCTGAATGTAAACTCCCAATTTTCGACTCCCGAGTACAAACTCCCgactgaaaagtccaagttgtAGACTCCCGATTGCAAACTTATTGCAGACTCCCAACTCCCAAGTCCAAGTGCAGACTCTTGAATATAGAGTTCGAATTACAGACTCCTGACTCTCGAATGCAAACTCCTGACTCCCAACAACCACTTATAGACAAagcaatttaaagaaattaaatatttaactttctttatGAGAATCCTTAATCTAATTAAACAAGTGTCAATCAAGCCTAAGTTCTTATCTATCCtaatataagcatgtataagaaaAACAATAAATCATATGctaaacaaatttatttaataataaagatggtatttctattggctccccctggatcatattattggaccccatggtagttatgatgtgatcaactaagttgagTTATGTCCTATTATATTTGAACCTTGTGTCTAACTGTGCAGGAggttaggaacacaagaagtcaagcggaagacgcagctagcgggaatgatgacacgggaagggagccgacgggctcggtgcatccgtgGGACGaaatgctgtggaagagtataccggtggacaagaaggatgtgtgcgatgttctaagggatgagaagctagagcggaaccctgctcgagaaggctgaaaaatgagtttgggtgagccctatttcggttggcaaAAATCATCTAAGCGGAAGAGCCAGAGGAAGAGAGTAAAGCTTGGTAGCTACTGAAACCTTctgctagaaggcgccttcaagtactTGAATGCGCCTTCAAtgtgcatggaaggcgccttcaacccttcatggaaggtgccttcaatgtacatggaaggtgccttcgaccaggTTGATTTTAGCTGTTGCCAAAGgctaaaactttatcctttggtgccttgttggaggcaccttccgaCCCTatgtaaggcgccttcaagccatggataagatttttcagggactataaaaagacccttggacctaggaaatagacaataactcctgtattcttttcctaacaatagtctgagcaattaacgagtgtaagaggcttttccCCTTCACTAAAGGAGATTTTTAGAGGTTTCAtttgtccttggattaacaatcacctaggttgtaaccaagtaaaccattcgcctcttccttcattttcttgttgttaattttaattatactattgctactaatctgagttgaacggtcgagaaaggtgttgtttTACTTTTGACAGATAAACTcaaccccctcttgccgaccctacctggtctaacaagtggtatcaaagacaggacgcctcaaaaggactaaccaccgactgaagcaacAAGACGATGGCTGATGCAAGCATTCActcaccaaaattcgagggagacttcgcacgatagaaacgtcggatggaggtattctttaaaatagattttgaaattttgttaattatgaaatataggtttgtagttccaaaagacaaagaaaaatatcaatggatgaagaaggagcaagtcaACTTCGTAGCGAATGGTaaagtagagtttcatctgctgagtGTCCTTCCGCCCCAAAAGGTCAATCGAATCGGTAGCTACGACTtagccaaagagctttgggagaagttcctagaactccacgaaggcacatcaggagcgaagttagcaaggcgagacatcctccgaacccagctaacaaacctgcagatgaacaatggagaaaaggtagcacaactccaagcacgAATTAAAGAACTTATCACTCAACTCAACAATCTTGGAGAATCGGTAACGAACTGCTATTCAATCCGATATGCGCTCAACACCTTACCGAGAACTccagaatggtcatccttagtagatgtatactacatctctaaggatttcgaggtaagtacactagagaatttgttttctacttttaaaCTTCACGAAACTCGATGTGCAAATTCTAAAGAAATCAAAAAGTCGAACAATAATCTTGCCTTGAAAGCTAAGAAGGAAGATCCTGACTCTGAAACATCCATCGACAAAAATGAAGCAGTACTGTTGGAAAGGAAGTTTAATAAGTTTAttcaatctaataaatttaaatggcAGACAAAAAGAGATTATCAAAACAAAAGGAGGTCCGATGCTACAATTGTAACGCAGAAGGGTACATCGAAGATGAATACCCTAAactaaagaaaaaggacaaggacaaggacaaaccACCAACAAGATCCAATCACAAGACTTTAAAGGCCACTCGGGATGAATCATTGTCCTCTGAGTCTGAGATTGAAGAATACACCGGACTAGCCTTACTGGTGGACCACCGAGAAGAAGATGAAAGTAGCTCAGAAataaacatcgatgaagggggaggatctattagaccccgtggttattttgatgtgatcaaccaagttagttaggtcatgtttgtatttgatccctatgtctaagtgtgtaggagcttaggagcgcaggaagtcgagcggaagacgcagcgagaaggacgacacgggaagggagccgacgagctcggtgcttccgaaggacgagagagctgagGAAAAGTACAccagtgggcgagaagaatgtgcacgacgttcgagggacgtaaagccgggacggaagactactTGGgcttgggtgagccctattccggttggccgcaatcacccaagcgagcagaaccagagcaagtcaaccagGAAGTTGAATTGACAAGTGTTCTGTCGACCGGAAGCCATGATCGGTCGATTTAACCCCTATCATTAGAAGCCagccgttggtgacacgtcagcaaccaactgttggctgatcggtcgaccgaatcttctgatcggtcaaccaaaccgaAGATAAaccagagacttagtcgagcatgctgatcgggccagctcagggagagaccgttggctgatcggtcgaccgaacaatgggatcggtcgaccgaacgcaggctCGATCCACACAGACTACATCTGGACGGAAGCCTGGGCAAGtacgcaggttcggtcgaccaaacctaggGATCGTTCAACCGATCCCTCTTGAGTCAaatcctgatcccgaagatcaggtgaaaTGGATAAGttttggaacccctatataaaggggcctCGAACAACTATTCGGAATTAACGAAAATCAACTCTGTATTTCATTTCCAAGTAACGTGTAAgagctttcaaagtgtaaaaggcttctccgccttcagagaaggagactctgTTAGTGCACGTGTTCAACcgcattggattaacaaccgcctcggttgtaactaagtcaatTCGTTGAGCCCCTTTTTCTTTTCTGTCATTGTTACTTTACTTTATTGTTgctttttattttgagttgaaagttttgaggagggtaCTTTTGTTTGCAGgcaatttacccccccccccctttttgtCAGGCCCgctacaccaacaagtggtatcagagcctgacagcctcaaaaggactaaccgccgactgaagcacaaagatcaagacaatggTCGACGCGAacacgcgaacattcatcccccaaagttcaacggagacttcgctacatggaagcgaaaaatggaggtattttttaaaattgaacttgatatacttttaataatgaaatatggatatgcagcgtcaaaagacaaagaagagtacaactggacgaagaaggagcaagccgatttcgtggccaacggaaaggcggaattccacctgctcagcgtcctgccaccccaggaggtaagtcggattggaagctacgactctaccaaagacctctgggaaaaattcctggagctccatgaaggcacctcagaagcaaagctagcgaggcgcaacattctccggacacaactaacaaaccttcggatgaacaacgacgagatggtagcgcaactccaagcgagaatcaaggagctgataacgtaaCTGACAAATCTCGGCGAATCGATAACGAACCGAGATTCCATTCGATacacgctcaatgccttccccagaactcctgaatgggcgtccttagtagatgcatactacatctctaaggattttgagataagtagtttagaaagtttattctctaccttcgaacttcacaagtctcgacttgcagagcctaaactgttggaaccccaaggtgttttgatgtgatcaaacaagttaagttaggtcctgcgttgtcaacccttgtgtctaagtgtgcaggagcttaggaacacaggaagtcgagcggaagacgcggctagcgagaaggatagcatgggagagagccgtagggctcagtgcgtccgagggacgaggtgaccgcggaagagtacatcggtggacgagaagaacgtgcgtggcgttcgagggacgagaaaccgggaaggaaggctgctcgaggagaaggccggaacttgggttcaggtgagccctatttcggatggtcgagatcacctaagctagtggagctggagcgaaagacccggaccgaggcgggactgaaccagagaagaggtcaaggataaaaagtcaacaactgttgactttttgctccggggcgcccggagcagtccggggcgcccggagtagcccggggcgcccgaaagtggattttgaccaggatcgagatttgactcgat contains:
- the LOC121997870 gene encoding GATA transcription factor 20-like, whose product is MMSYHGGSCVGDGHLRMQFEREQDIELHDDTNDHRSDGSSRCLRCGINANATPHMRRGPDGPRTLCNACGISWTKDSSASNFHQHAFHAIPQLNQGYAAAADMHAQPFLGSSHLNNQTSDRGH